In Hermetia illucens chromosome 5, iHerIll2.2.curated.20191125, whole genome shotgun sequence, a single window of DNA contains:
- the LOC119656813 gene encoding proton channel OtopLc isoform X1 gives MGKGKATVTFRQLSNLCYRRRRRKYITDPKTKTLGVTIFVMAAYRKKPKEEVESVADAPTPRRSIPKSSSAKQLFDKSSLSTVIIDNLGHKHSGSSNNNLNAMPISPLVTQTQSASDSDGGHSNATTALVPTNRMPRNESSTSVNVADVELQISRRPSILLHELLSTRRPSAVMATLRAPAYTPNNTRPRIMGSLQEDPDNFSAPSSNGSGPGGPTNQLAVESRRKNRRVGDDALSTALSALYCKVLVLLGVAFPVTELITSKIPTHIYQGFYVFLYIGSLAFVVFVYAVHMKSRALFNILKTFHEKANNIHIKRRTQQLGSFYLRVGAIAFGIGTMVYSGLEFGQFFELSGHPGCDNIFIALTPACRMALAIIQIQFIFLNTTELDIGRHKVVARFGLMHMIATNLCEWLYVLVEETKHEIYHIMHTTTKSMPMIQLATDAHNITGLNASSVPLSISKRSDTGAYVSCQRTNIMGTLVQDSSPFLFPCTIEYSLICAVILYEMWKKVKSIPDIQRSRSNSQKPHVRSAYHFSVDCSGAHKGMFAGILVTVLTIIALIMYFVLQKQEGYSDVAVLEMTICEIIMYSLTILAVIIAMIKIRDLKYLKGNDEHEHSMELDCTLLVLAQTGVYLYSMFSMMGSFYAIWRGDQGGREGLAAEALAMLQASVQTLFILNACKRKCKGAQQQREKPGRELVTFLLIANMSIWFINALVKGHASYRTSHNDFFGTWAWTIIVHVSMPLAIFYRFHSTICLFEVWKATYKAKNHDQGHH, from the exons TGACGCACCAACACCGAGAAGGTCCATACCTAAATCCTCATCGGCTAAACAGCTTTTCGATAAAAGTAGCTTATCGACAGTGATTATAGATAATCTGGGCCATAAGCATAGTGGATCGTCAAATAATAATCTTAACGCGATGCCGATTTCACCTTTAGTTACTCAGACTCAGTCTGCTTCCGATAGTGATGGTGGTCACAGTAATGCAACTACCGCACTAGTACCAACTAATCGTATGCCGCGCAACGAATCCAGTACATCAGTCAATGTAGCGGATGTAGAACTGCAGATATCACGTCGACCTTCCATACTCTTGCACGAATTACTATCAACACGACGTCCTTCAGCTGTCATGGCCACCCTACGGGCACCAGCATATACACCGAACAACACAAGGCCTAGAATTATGGG GTCCCTTCAAGAAGATCCAGACAATTTCTCAGCACCAAGTTCCAATGGTAGTGGACCGGGCGGACCAACCAACCAGCTAGCCGTCGAGTCACGCCGGAAAAATCGAAGAGTTGGAGA TGATGCTTTGAGCACGGCCTTATCTGCATTGTACTGTAAGGTCTTGGTATTATTAGGAGTTGCATTTCCTGTAACGGAATTAATCACATCAAAAATACCTACACATATATATCAAGGGTTTTACGTTTTTCTATACATTGGAAGTTTGGCTTTCGTAGTGTTCGTCTATGCAGTCCATATGAAAAGCAGAGCACTATTCAATATACTGAAGACTTTCC ATGAAAAAGCCAACAACATACACATAAAACGGCGTACTCAGCAGCTTGGAAGTTTCTACCTTCGAGTTGGTGCCATCGCCTTCGGTATTGGAACCATGGTCTACTCAGGCCTAGAATTCGGACAATTCTTCGAGCTGAGTGGTCATCCTGGCTGTGATAATATATTCATTGCCCTCACACCTGCTTGCCGCATGGCCTTAGCAATTATCCagattcaattcatcttccttaACACCACAGAACTAGATATTGGTAGGCACAAAGTGGTCGCGAGGTTCGGGCTCATGCATATGATTGCTACCAACCTTTGTGAATGGTTGTATGTTCTAGTCGAGGAGACAAAGCACGAAATCTACCACATTATGCATACAACAACGAAGTCAATGCCAATGATTCAATTAGCGACTGACGCCCACAACATCACAGGACTAAACGCAAGCTCAGTTCCATTGTCAATATCCAAGAGATCTGACACTGGAGCGTATGTAAGTTGCCAAAGAACCAATATAATGGGAACCCTCGTACAAGACTCGTCACCATTCTTGTTTCCATGCACAATTGAATATTCACTAATTTGCGCTGTTATATTATACGAAATGTGGAAGAAGGTCAAATCCATTCCGGATATACAACGATCAAGGAGcaactcccaaaagccgcacgTTCGCAGCGCATATCACTTTTCTGTAGACTGTTCGGGCGCTCACAAGGGCATGTTTGCAGGGATCCTAGTGACCGTCCTCACCATAATCGCCTTGATTATGTACTTCGTCCTCCAGAAACAAGAAGGCTATTCCGATGTGGCTGTTTTAGAAATGACTATTTGCGAAATTATCATGTACTCACTCACAATCCTGGCCGTAATTATAGCCATGATCAAAATCCGCGACCTAAAGTACTTGAAAGGAAACGATGAACATGAACATTCTATGGAGTTGGATTGTACACTTCTGGTCCTGGCTCAAACGGGAGTCTACTTGTATTCTATGTTCAGCATGATGGGAAGTTTCTATGCAATATGGCGAGGAGATCAAGGTGGCCGGGAAGGACTTGCTGCCGAAGCTTTGGCAATGCTACAGGCGTCGGTCCAGACTTTGTTTATTCTGAACGCGTGTAAGAGAAAATGCAAAGGAGCCCAACAGCAGCGCGAGAAACCCGGCAGGGAACTCGTCACGTTTCTGCTTATAGCTAATATGTCGATATGGTTCATAAATGCACTTGTGAAAGGACACGCTTCATATCGCACGTCACATAATGATTTCTTCGGAACATGGGCATGGACTATAATTGTGCATGTTTCTATGCCATTGGCGATTTTTTACCGATTCCATTCGACCATTTGCCTATTCGAAGTGTGGAAAGCAACCTACAAAGCAAAAAATCACGACCAGGGTCATCACTAA
- the LOC119656813 gene encoding proton channel OtopLc isoform X6, with protein sequence MPISPLVTQTQSASDSDGGHSNATTALVPTNRMPRNESSTSVNVADVELQISRRPSILLHELLSTRRPSAVMATLRAPAYTPNNTRPRIMGSLQEDPDNFSAPSSNGSGPGGPTNQLAVESRRKNRRVGDDALSTALSALYCKVLVLLGVAFPVTELITSKIPTHIYQGFYVFLYIGSLAFVVFVYAVHMKSRALFNILKTFHEKANNIHIKRRTQQLGSFYLRVGAIAFGIGTMVYSGLEFGQFFELSGHPGCDNIFIALTPACRMALAIIQIQFIFLNTTELDIGRHKVVARFGLMHMIATNLCEWLYVLVEETKHEIYHIMHTTTKSMPMIQLATDAHNITGLNASSVPLSISKRSDTGAYVSCQRTNIMGTLVQDSSPFLFPCTIEYSLICAVILYEMWKKVKSIPDIQRSRSNSQKPHVRSAYHFSVDCSGAHKGMFAGILVTVLTIIALIMYFVLQKQEGYSDVAVLEMTICEIIMYSLTILAVIIAMIKIRDLKYLKGNDEHEHSMELDCTLLVLAQTGVYLYSMFSMMGSFYAIWRGDQGGREGLAAEALAMLQASVQTLFILNACKRKCKGAQQQREKPGRELVTFLLIANMSIWFINALVKGHASYRTSHNDFFGTWAWTIIVHVSMPLAIFYRFHSTICLFEVWKATYKAKNHDQGHH encoded by the exons ATGCCGATTTCACCTTTAGTTACTCAGACTCAGTCTGCTTCCGATAGTGATGGTGGTCACAGTAATGCAACTACCGCACTAGTACCAACTAATCGTATGCCGCGCAACGAATCCAGTACATCAGTCAATGTAGCGGATGTAGAACTGCAGATATCACGTCGACCTTCCATACTCTTGCACGAATTACTATCAACACGACGTCCTTCAGCTGTCATGGCCACCCTACGGGCACCAGCATATACACCGAACAACACAAGGCCTAGAATTATGGG GTCCCTTCAAGAAGATCCAGACAATTTCTCAGCACCAAGTTCCAATGGTAGTGGACCGGGCGGACCAACCAACCAGCTAGCCGTCGAGTCACGCCGGAAAAATCGAAGAGTTGGAGA TGATGCTTTGAGCACGGCCTTATCTGCATTGTACTGTAAGGTCTTGGTATTATTAGGAGTTGCATTTCCTGTAACGGAATTAATCACATCAAAAATACCTACACATATATATCAAGGGTTTTACGTTTTTCTATACATTGGAAGTTTGGCTTTCGTAGTGTTCGTCTATGCAGTCCATATGAAAAGCAGAGCACTATTCAATATACTGAAGACTTTCC ATGAAAAAGCCAACAACATACACATAAAACGGCGTACTCAGCAGCTTGGAAGTTTCTACCTTCGAGTTGGTGCCATCGCCTTCGGTATTGGAACCATGGTCTACTCAGGCCTAGAATTCGGACAATTCTTCGAGCTGAGTGGTCATCCTGGCTGTGATAATATATTCATTGCCCTCACACCTGCTTGCCGCATGGCCTTAGCAATTATCCagattcaattcatcttccttaACACCACAGAACTAGATATTGGTAGGCACAAAGTGGTCGCGAGGTTCGGGCTCATGCATATGATTGCTACCAACCTTTGTGAATGGTTGTATGTTCTAGTCGAGGAGACAAAGCACGAAATCTACCACATTATGCATACAACAACGAAGTCAATGCCAATGATTCAATTAGCGACTGACGCCCACAACATCACAGGACTAAACGCAAGCTCAGTTCCATTGTCAATATCCAAGAGATCTGACACTGGAGCGTATGTAAGTTGCCAAAGAACCAATATAATGGGAACCCTCGTACAAGACTCGTCACCATTCTTGTTTCCATGCACAATTGAATATTCACTAATTTGCGCTGTTATATTATACGAAATGTGGAAGAAGGTCAAATCCATTCCGGATATACAACGATCAAGGAGcaactcccaaaagccgcacgTTCGCAGCGCATATCACTTTTCTGTAGACTGTTCGGGCGCTCACAAGGGCATGTTTGCAGGGATCCTAGTGACCGTCCTCACCATAATCGCCTTGATTATGTACTTCGTCCTCCAGAAACAAGAAGGCTATTCCGATGTGGCTGTTTTAGAAATGACTATTTGCGAAATTATCATGTACTCACTCACAATCCTGGCCGTAATTATAGCCATGATCAAAATCCGCGACCTAAAGTACTTGAAAGGAAACGATGAACATGAACATTCTATGGAGTTGGATTGTACACTTCTGGTCCTGGCTCAAACGGGAGTCTACTTGTATTCTATGTTCAGCATGATGGGAAGTTTCTATGCAATATGGCGAGGAGATCAAGGTGGCCGGGAAGGACTTGCTGCCGAAGCTTTGGCAATGCTACAGGCGTCGGTCCAGACTTTGTTTATTCTGAACGCGTGTAAGAGAAAATGCAAAGGAGCCCAACAGCAGCGCGAGAAACCCGGCAGGGAACTCGTCACGTTTCTGCTTATAGCTAATATGTCGATATGGTTCATAAATGCACTTGTGAAAGGACACGCTTCATATCGCACGTCACATAATGATTTCTTCGGAACATGGGCATGGACTATAATTGTGCATGTTTCTATGCCATTGGCGATTTTTTACCGATTCCATTCGACCATTTGCCTATTCGAAGTGTGGAAAGCAACCTACAAAGCAAAAAATCACGACCAGGGTCATCACTAA
- the LOC119656813 gene encoding proton channel OtopLc isoform X3: protein MPKSHIEYLRELIDAPTPRRSIPKSSSAKQLFDKSSLSTVIIDNLGHKHSGSSNNNLNAMPISPLVTQTQSASDSDGGHSNATTALVPTNRMPRNESSTSVNVADVELQISRRPSILLHELLSTRRPSAVMATLRAPAYTPNNTRPRIMGSLQEDPDNFSAPSSNGSGPGGPTNQLAVESRRKNRRVGDDALSTALSALYCKVLVLLGVAFPVTELITSKIPTHIYQGFYVFLYIGSLAFVVFVYAVHMKSRALFNILKTFHEKANNIHIKRRTQQLGSFYLRVGAIAFGIGTMVYSGLEFGQFFELSGHPGCDNIFIALTPACRMALAIIQIQFIFLNTTELDIGRHKVVARFGLMHMIATNLCEWLYVLVEETKHEIYHIMHTTTKSMPMIQLATDAHNITGLNASSVPLSISKRSDTGAYVSCQRTNIMGTLVQDSSPFLFPCTIEYSLICAVILYEMWKKVKSIPDIQRSRSNSQKPHVRSAYHFSVDCSGAHKGMFAGILVTVLTIIALIMYFVLQKQEGYSDVAVLEMTICEIIMYSLTILAVIIAMIKIRDLKYLKGNDEHEHSMELDCTLLVLAQTGVYLYSMFSMMGSFYAIWRGDQGGREGLAAEALAMLQASVQTLFILNACKRKCKGAQQQREKPGRELVTFLLIANMSIWFINALVKGHASYRTSHNDFFGTWAWTIIVHVSMPLAIFYRFHSTICLFEVWKATYKAKNHDQGHH from the exons TGACGCACCAACACCGAGAAGGTCCATACCTAAATCCTCATCGGCTAAACAGCTTTTCGATAAAAGTAGCTTATCGACAGTGATTATAGATAATCTGGGCCATAAGCATAGTGGATCGTCAAATAATAATCTTAACGCGATGCCGATTTCACCTTTAGTTACTCAGACTCAGTCTGCTTCCGATAGTGATGGTGGTCACAGTAATGCAACTACCGCACTAGTACCAACTAATCGTATGCCGCGCAACGAATCCAGTACATCAGTCAATGTAGCGGATGTAGAACTGCAGATATCACGTCGACCTTCCATACTCTTGCACGAATTACTATCAACACGACGTCCTTCAGCTGTCATGGCCACCCTACGGGCACCAGCATATACACCGAACAACACAAGGCCTAGAATTATGGG GTCCCTTCAAGAAGATCCAGACAATTTCTCAGCACCAAGTTCCAATGGTAGTGGACCGGGCGGACCAACCAACCAGCTAGCCGTCGAGTCACGCCGGAAAAATCGAAGAGTTGGAGA TGATGCTTTGAGCACGGCCTTATCTGCATTGTACTGTAAGGTCTTGGTATTATTAGGAGTTGCATTTCCTGTAACGGAATTAATCACATCAAAAATACCTACACATATATATCAAGGGTTTTACGTTTTTCTATACATTGGAAGTTTGGCTTTCGTAGTGTTCGTCTATGCAGTCCATATGAAAAGCAGAGCACTATTCAATATACTGAAGACTTTCC ATGAAAAAGCCAACAACATACACATAAAACGGCGTACTCAGCAGCTTGGAAGTTTCTACCTTCGAGTTGGTGCCATCGCCTTCGGTATTGGAACCATGGTCTACTCAGGCCTAGAATTCGGACAATTCTTCGAGCTGAGTGGTCATCCTGGCTGTGATAATATATTCATTGCCCTCACACCTGCTTGCCGCATGGCCTTAGCAATTATCCagattcaattcatcttccttaACACCACAGAACTAGATATTGGTAGGCACAAAGTGGTCGCGAGGTTCGGGCTCATGCATATGATTGCTACCAACCTTTGTGAATGGTTGTATGTTCTAGTCGAGGAGACAAAGCACGAAATCTACCACATTATGCATACAACAACGAAGTCAATGCCAATGATTCAATTAGCGACTGACGCCCACAACATCACAGGACTAAACGCAAGCTCAGTTCCATTGTCAATATCCAAGAGATCTGACACTGGAGCGTATGTAAGTTGCCAAAGAACCAATATAATGGGAACCCTCGTACAAGACTCGTCACCATTCTTGTTTCCATGCACAATTGAATATTCACTAATTTGCGCTGTTATATTATACGAAATGTGGAAGAAGGTCAAATCCATTCCGGATATACAACGATCAAGGAGcaactcccaaaagccgcacgTTCGCAGCGCATATCACTTTTCTGTAGACTGTTCGGGCGCTCACAAGGGCATGTTTGCAGGGATCCTAGTGACCGTCCTCACCATAATCGCCTTGATTATGTACTTCGTCCTCCAGAAACAAGAAGGCTATTCCGATGTGGCTGTTTTAGAAATGACTATTTGCGAAATTATCATGTACTCACTCACAATCCTGGCCGTAATTATAGCCATGATCAAAATCCGCGACCTAAAGTACTTGAAAGGAAACGATGAACATGAACATTCTATGGAGTTGGATTGTACACTTCTGGTCCTGGCTCAAACGGGAGTCTACTTGTATTCTATGTTCAGCATGATGGGAAGTTTCTATGCAATATGGCGAGGAGATCAAGGTGGCCGGGAAGGACTTGCTGCCGAAGCTTTGGCAATGCTACAGGCGTCGGTCCAGACTTTGTTTATTCTGAACGCGTGTAAGAGAAAATGCAAAGGAGCCCAACAGCAGCGCGAGAAACCCGGCAGGGAACTCGTCACGTTTCTGCTTATAGCTAATATGTCGATATGGTTCATAAATGCACTTGTGAAAGGACACGCTTCATATCGCACGTCACATAATGATTTCTTCGGAACATGGGCATGGACTATAATTGTGCATGTTTCTATGCCATTGGCGATTTTTTACCGATTCCATTCGACCATTTGCCTATTCGAAGTGTGGAAAGCAACCTACAAAGCAAAAAATCACGACCAGGGTCATCACTAA
- the LOC119656813 gene encoding proton channel OtopLc isoform X5, with the protein MACNSVFIIGNDAPTPRRSIPKSSSAKQLFDKSSLSTVIIDNLGHKHSGSSNNNLNAMPISPLVTQTQSASDSDGGHSNATTALVPTNRMPRNESSTSVNVADVELQISRRPSILLHELLSTRRPSAVMATLRAPAYTPNNTRPRIMGSLQEDPDNFSAPSSNGSGPGGPTNQLAVESRRKNRRVGDDALSTALSALYCKVLVLLGVAFPVTELITSKIPTHIYQGFYVFLYIGSLAFVVFVYAVHMKSRALFNILKTFHEKANNIHIKRRTQQLGSFYLRVGAIAFGIGTMVYSGLEFGQFFELSGHPGCDNIFIALTPACRMALAIIQIQFIFLNTTELDIGRHKVVARFGLMHMIATNLCEWLYVLVEETKHEIYHIMHTTTKSMPMIQLATDAHNITGLNASSVPLSISKRSDTGAYVSCQRTNIMGTLVQDSSPFLFPCTIEYSLICAVILYEMWKKVKSIPDIQRSRSNSQKPHVRSAYHFSVDCSGAHKGMFAGILVTVLTIIALIMYFVLQKQEGYSDVAVLEMTICEIIMYSLTILAVIIAMIKIRDLKYLKGNDEHEHSMELDCTLLVLAQTGVYLYSMFSMMGSFYAIWRGDQGGREGLAAEALAMLQASVQTLFILNACKRKCKGAQQQREKPGRELVTFLLIANMSIWFINALVKGHASYRTSHNDFFGTWAWTIIVHVSMPLAIFYRFHSTICLFEVWKATYKAKNHDQGHH; encoded by the exons TGACGCACCAACACCGAGAAGGTCCATACCTAAATCCTCATCGGCTAAACAGCTTTTCGATAAAAGTAGCTTATCGACAGTGATTATAGATAATCTGGGCCATAAGCATAGTGGATCGTCAAATAATAATCTTAACGCGATGCCGATTTCACCTTTAGTTACTCAGACTCAGTCTGCTTCCGATAGTGATGGTGGTCACAGTAATGCAACTACCGCACTAGTACCAACTAATCGTATGCCGCGCAACGAATCCAGTACATCAGTCAATGTAGCGGATGTAGAACTGCAGATATCACGTCGACCTTCCATACTCTTGCACGAATTACTATCAACACGACGTCCTTCAGCTGTCATGGCCACCCTACGGGCACCAGCATATACACCGAACAACACAAGGCCTAGAATTATGGG GTCCCTTCAAGAAGATCCAGACAATTTCTCAGCACCAAGTTCCAATGGTAGTGGACCGGGCGGACCAACCAACCAGCTAGCCGTCGAGTCACGCCGGAAAAATCGAAGAGTTGGAGA TGATGCTTTGAGCACGGCCTTATCTGCATTGTACTGTAAGGTCTTGGTATTATTAGGAGTTGCATTTCCTGTAACGGAATTAATCACATCAAAAATACCTACACATATATATCAAGGGTTTTACGTTTTTCTATACATTGGAAGTTTGGCTTTCGTAGTGTTCGTCTATGCAGTCCATATGAAAAGCAGAGCACTATTCAATATACTGAAGACTTTCC ATGAAAAAGCCAACAACATACACATAAAACGGCGTACTCAGCAGCTTGGAAGTTTCTACCTTCGAGTTGGTGCCATCGCCTTCGGTATTGGAACCATGGTCTACTCAGGCCTAGAATTCGGACAATTCTTCGAGCTGAGTGGTCATCCTGGCTGTGATAATATATTCATTGCCCTCACACCTGCTTGCCGCATGGCCTTAGCAATTATCCagattcaattcatcttccttaACACCACAGAACTAGATATTGGTAGGCACAAAGTGGTCGCGAGGTTCGGGCTCATGCATATGATTGCTACCAACCTTTGTGAATGGTTGTATGTTCTAGTCGAGGAGACAAAGCACGAAATCTACCACATTATGCATACAACAACGAAGTCAATGCCAATGATTCAATTAGCGACTGACGCCCACAACATCACAGGACTAAACGCAAGCTCAGTTCCATTGTCAATATCCAAGAGATCTGACACTGGAGCGTATGTAAGTTGCCAAAGAACCAATATAATGGGAACCCTCGTACAAGACTCGTCACCATTCTTGTTTCCATGCACAATTGAATATTCACTAATTTGCGCTGTTATATTATACGAAATGTGGAAGAAGGTCAAATCCATTCCGGATATACAACGATCAAGGAGcaactcccaaaagccgcacgTTCGCAGCGCATATCACTTTTCTGTAGACTGTTCGGGCGCTCACAAGGGCATGTTTGCAGGGATCCTAGTGACCGTCCTCACCATAATCGCCTTGATTATGTACTTCGTCCTCCAGAAACAAGAAGGCTATTCCGATGTGGCTGTTTTAGAAATGACTATTTGCGAAATTATCATGTACTCACTCACAATCCTGGCCGTAATTATAGCCATGATCAAAATCCGCGACCTAAAGTACTTGAAAGGAAACGATGAACATGAACATTCTATGGAGTTGGATTGTACACTTCTGGTCCTGGCTCAAACGGGAGTCTACTTGTATTCTATGTTCAGCATGATGGGAAGTTTCTATGCAATATGGCGAGGAGATCAAGGTGGCCGGGAAGGACTTGCTGCCGAAGCTTTGGCAATGCTACAGGCGTCGGTCCAGACTTTGTTTATTCTGAACGCGTGTAAGAGAAAATGCAAAGGAGCCCAACAGCAGCGCGAGAAACCCGGCAGGGAACTCGTCACGTTTCTGCTTATAGCTAATATGTCGATATGGTTCATAAATGCACTTGTGAAAGGACACGCTTCATATCGCACGTCACATAATGATTTCTTCGGAACATGGGCATGGACTATAATTGTGCATGTTTCTATGCCATTGGCGATTTTTTACCGATTCCATTCGACCATTTGCCTATTCGAAGTGTGGAAAGCAACCTACAAAGCAAAAAATCACGACCAGGGTCATCACTAA
- the LOC119656813 gene encoding proton channel OtopLc isoform X2, whose product MSKEFEYSDLHSKDITKMSSGEHGSSVPNTSHHNGIPGERKSLILAEEVRDAPTPRRSIPKSSSAKQLFDKSSLSTVIIDNLGHKHSGSSNNNLNAMPISPLVTQTQSASDSDGGHSNATTALVPTNRMPRNESSTSVNVADVELQISRRPSILLHELLSTRRPSAVMATLRAPAYTPNNTRPRIMGSLQEDPDNFSAPSSNGSGPGGPTNQLAVESRRKNRRVGDDALSTALSALYCKVLVLLGVAFPVTELITSKIPTHIYQGFYVFLYIGSLAFVVFVYAVHMKSRALFNILKTFHEKANNIHIKRRTQQLGSFYLRVGAIAFGIGTMVYSGLEFGQFFELSGHPGCDNIFIALTPACRMALAIIQIQFIFLNTTELDIGRHKVVARFGLMHMIATNLCEWLYVLVEETKHEIYHIMHTTTKSMPMIQLATDAHNITGLNASSVPLSISKRSDTGAYVSCQRTNIMGTLVQDSSPFLFPCTIEYSLICAVILYEMWKKVKSIPDIQRSRSNSQKPHVRSAYHFSVDCSGAHKGMFAGILVTVLTIIALIMYFVLQKQEGYSDVAVLEMTICEIIMYSLTILAVIIAMIKIRDLKYLKGNDEHEHSMELDCTLLVLAQTGVYLYSMFSMMGSFYAIWRGDQGGREGLAAEALAMLQASVQTLFILNACKRKCKGAQQQREKPGRELVTFLLIANMSIWFINALVKGHASYRTSHNDFFGTWAWTIIVHVSMPLAIFYRFHSTICLFEVWKATYKAKNHDQGHH is encoded by the exons TGACGCACCAACACCGAGAAGGTCCATACCTAAATCCTCATCGGCTAAACAGCTTTTCGATAAAAGTAGCTTATCGACAGTGATTATAGATAATCTGGGCCATAAGCATAGTGGATCGTCAAATAATAATCTTAACGCGATGCCGATTTCACCTTTAGTTACTCAGACTCAGTCTGCTTCCGATAGTGATGGTGGTCACAGTAATGCAACTACCGCACTAGTACCAACTAATCGTATGCCGCGCAACGAATCCAGTACATCAGTCAATGTAGCGGATGTAGAACTGCAGATATCACGTCGACCTTCCATACTCTTGCACGAATTACTATCAACACGACGTCCTTCAGCTGTCATGGCCACCCTACGGGCACCAGCATATACACCGAACAACACAAGGCCTAGAATTATGGG GTCCCTTCAAGAAGATCCAGACAATTTCTCAGCACCAAGTTCCAATGGTAGTGGACCGGGCGGACCAACCAACCAGCTAGCCGTCGAGTCACGCCGGAAAAATCGAAGAGTTGGAGA TGATGCTTTGAGCACGGCCTTATCTGCATTGTACTGTAAGGTCTTGGTATTATTAGGAGTTGCATTTCCTGTAACGGAATTAATCACATCAAAAATACCTACACATATATATCAAGGGTTTTACGTTTTTCTATACATTGGAAGTTTGGCTTTCGTAGTGTTCGTCTATGCAGTCCATATGAAAAGCAGAGCACTATTCAATATACTGAAGACTTTCC ATGAAAAAGCCAACAACATACACATAAAACGGCGTACTCAGCAGCTTGGAAGTTTCTACCTTCGAGTTGGTGCCATCGCCTTCGGTATTGGAACCATGGTCTACTCAGGCCTAGAATTCGGACAATTCTTCGAGCTGAGTGGTCATCCTGGCTGTGATAATATATTCATTGCCCTCACACCTGCTTGCCGCATGGCCTTAGCAATTATCCagattcaattcatcttccttaACACCACAGAACTAGATATTGGTAGGCACAAAGTGGTCGCGAGGTTCGGGCTCATGCATATGATTGCTACCAACCTTTGTGAATGGTTGTATGTTCTAGTCGAGGAGACAAAGCACGAAATCTACCACATTATGCATACAACAACGAAGTCAATGCCAATGATTCAATTAGCGACTGACGCCCACAACATCACAGGACTAAACGCAAGCTCAGTTCCATTGTCAATATCCAAGAGATCTGACACTGGAGCGTATGTAAGTTGCCAAAGAACCAATATAATGGGAACCCTCGTACAAGACTCGTCACCATTCTTGTTTCCATGCACAATTGAATATTCACTAATTTGCGCTGTTATATTATACGAAATGTGGAAGAAGGTCAAATCCATTCCGGATATACAACGATCAAGGAGcaactcccaaaagccgcacgTTCGCAGCGCATATCACTTTTCTGTAGACTGTTCGGGCGCTCACAAGGGCATGTTTGCAGGGATCCTAGTGACCGTCCTCACCATAATCGCCTTGATTATGTACTTCGTCCTCCAGAAACAAGAAGGCTATTCCGATGTGGCTGTTTTAGAAATGACTATTTGCGAAATTATCATGTACTCACTCACAATCCTGGCCGTAATTATAGCCATGATCAAAATCCGCGACCTAAAGTACTTGAAAGGAAACGATGAACATGAACATTCTATGGAGTTGGATTGTACACTTCTGGTCCTGGCTCAAACGGGAGTCTACTTGTATTCTATGTTCAGCATGATGGGAAGTTTCTATGCAATATGGCGAGGAGATCAAGGTGGCCGGGAAGGACTTGCTGCCGAAGCTTTGGCAATGCTACAGGCGTCGGTCCAGACTTTGTTTATTCTGAACGCGTGTAAGAGAAAATGCAAAGGAGCCCAACAGCAGCGCGAGAAACCCGGCAGGGAACTCGTCACGTTTCTGCTTATAGCTAATATGTCGATATGGTTCATAAATGCACTTGTGAAAGGACACGCTTCATATCGCACGTCACATAATGATTTCTTCGGAACATGGGCATGGACTATAATTGTGCATGTTTCTATGCCATTGGCGATTTTTTACCGATTCCATTCGACCATTTGCCTATTCGAAGTGTGGAAAGCAACCTACAAAGCAAAAAATCACGACCAGGGTCATCACTAA